The genomic DNA CATCATGACCGGGGCCGTCCGCAGCCGTCGTACGAGGTACCGCAGGAACCGCAGCGAGGCCGCGTCGGCGAGCTGCGCGTCGTCGACGGCGATCACCGTCGGCCGGCGCCGGAGCTCCTGGCACAGCGCGTCGAAGAGCCGGTCCGCGTCGAGCCCGGGACCGGCGTCGCGGCTCCCGATCGCCCGGGCCAATCGGAATCCGGCGCCCAGCGGACCGGTCGGCGGGAAAAGCTGGCCGACGACGCCGAACTCGGCCTCGGTCTCGGCGGACGAGCCCGCGGCGGCGCACACCCGGGCGCCGGATTCGGTGGCCTTCCGCAGGAACGCGTCGAGCAGTGCCGTTCTGCCGACTCCCGGCCCCGCGTTGACGAGGACCACACCGCCTTCGCCCTGTCCGGCACTCGCCAGCACATGCGCGAGCCGCGCCATTTCCTCGGTACGCTCGAATATTTCCAAAAGGTCGCCGGAATCCGCCAGTTCCACTCGTTCTCCCCGCGTTGGCACAGAATCTGGGATTGCTTTTCTCAACCGCTCCAGTAATGCTGTTTCAGCCGTTTCGACACTATCCGGCGCCACCCCGGGGACCAACCCCTAGGTTTTCCCACCCCCCTAACCTCACCCCCGGCGGTTTCAGACCTGCACACCCGCGCGGGCTTCGGCCAGCAATTCCTCACGTCCGTTTATCTTTAGCTTTCGGTAAACTCGGGTAAGGTGTTGCTCCACCGTACTCATGGTTATGTAGAGTCTTACCGAGATCTCACGGTTCGTATATCCGCTGGCGGCCAGGCCGGCGACCCGGCGTTCGGACTCGCTGAGATGTCCCCAGTCGGCGTTCCGTTCGGGTCCCTCGCCGAAGAGTTCCCCCGACGCCCCCGCGGCGTCGGGCGAACCGATCCGGTCCCGGGGCGGCTGCGCCCCGCAGCTCTTCGCCAGTTGCCGCGCCCGGCGCAGGACCATCGCCGCCTGCCGGGTCTGCCGGGTCTCCCGGTGGGCGTCGGCCAGGTCGAACAGGGTGCGCGAGAGCTCCAGCCGGTCGTCCGCGCGGCTCAGCTCCACGACGGCCCGGTTGAGCAGCCCGAGCCGGGCGGCGGGCTCCGACGCGAGCCCCTGGAGGCGCAGTGAGATGCCCTTGATGCGCGGGGCGCCGTCCTGCACCATGGCCAGCTGCTCGGTGGCCAGCCGCAGCCCCTGCTCCCGCTCCCCGAGGCGCAGCAGCGCCTCGGCCGTGTCCGTGCGCCAGGGCAGCAGGGCGGGCCAGTCCGTGCCCCACCGCTCGGCGAGGCGGCCCACCTCGTGGAAGTCACGCAGCGCCGAGTGGTACTGCCGGGTGGCCATGTAGTAGAGCCCGCGGGCCCGCAGATAGTCGAGCCAGTGGATGGTGTCGGGCAGCGAGTCCGCCATGGGCCGGCTCAACTGCCGTGCCGCGTCCTCGTACTTGCCCCGCGCGATCTGGACCGTCACCAGGTACGAGACCGCGCTGCCCTCCAGGGCCGACCGGTGCCGTTCCGGCAGGACCGCGAAACAGCGGCGGGCGTCCCGCTCCGCCTCGGCCAGATTGCCGCCGCGCAGGGCCCCCTCGGCGCGTACGGCCGCGAAGACCGCCTCCCAGCCCGGCGCGTCGCGCCGCTTCGCCTCTCGCAGGAACGTGTCGCACCAGTGCAGGGCCCGCTCGACGGCGCCGAGCGCGAGCAGCGTCCAGACCGCGTTGAGTACCAGGTCGAACGTGGCGTCGGTCAGGTGTGTGATCTCCAGCAGGCCCTCGGTGCCCGCGATGCGCTGGGCCAGCAGCGCGGCGTGCGACCCACTGAGCCAGGCGCGCAGGCCGGTGCCCGCCCGGCCCGTCGACGGCCGCCCGGCGGGGTTCTCGTGCCAGGCGGCCCGGGTGCCCGCGCACCACGCGCCCCGGTTCAGCACGCTGTCGCGGATCTCGGCGAGCTGTCGCCGCGCGGCTGTGCGGTCGGCGTCGCCGTCGCCCGGCCGCCGTCCCTGCTCCAGCACCGAGCGCGCCTGTTCCAGCCGTCCGTGGGCCAGCAGCAGCGCGGCGAGGCCGCCCGTGTCCGACGGGGTGAGCAGGCCGGCCCCGAACCCCCGCAGCGCGTCGTCCACATGGCGTTCGGCGTCGGCCGCGCTGACCCGGCGCGTGACGGAGCCGAGCCTGATCTTGATCTCGGTACGGCCCCGCGGGTCCGCGCTCGCGGCGTGGGCGAGTTCGAGGTACGACACGGCCCGCCGTGCCTCGTCCGCCAGCAGGGCCTGTTCGGCGGCCTGCTGGAGCACGCCCACCGCCCAGGCGCCGTCGGCCTGTCCGGCCTCGTGGAGGTGTTCGGCCGCCAGGGCCGCCGGTGCGCCGGAGGCGTGCAGCAACGCCGCGGACCGCTGGTGCAGCCGGAGGCGGTGCGACGGCTCCAGGGAGTCCAGGACCGCGGCCTTGGCCGCCGGGTGCTGGAAGGACGTGCCGACCACGATGCCGGCGGCCCGCAGCGCGCGCAGGTTCTCGGTGAGCGCCGCGGCGGAGATGTCGAGTAAGCGGGAGAGCAGTTCATGGGTGAACGCCCCGCCCAGCACGGCGAGTCCGGCGGCGACCTCGTGTGCCTTCTCTCCGCCGCGGTCCAGACAGGCGAGGACCGCGCGGCCGTACGCCTGCCCGGCCCGGGGCCCCACGTCCTGGGCGTCGACGGTGTCGTCGGGCTCGAGGCGGGCGTCCTCCAGGAGGGCTCGCAGCAGCAGCGGATTGCCGCCGCTGACCGCGAAGTAGCGCTCCACCGTGCCCTGACCGGCGTCCGCGCGTCCCTGCTCGGCCAGCATGTCGGCGATGTCCTGACGACAGAACCTCGGCAGCCGTATGTGTTCGAGGTTCGGCTGCCTCAGCAGTTCCGCGCCGAAGGTCCGGTCCGCCGGACCGCCGGCGAGCGACTGCGTGAACGTCAGCAGCACCGGCACGTTGCGGCAGTGCCGGGCCAGATGGAGCAGCTGGCGAAGGGAGTCGGCGTCCCCGTGGTGGATGTCGTCGACGGCCACCACCAGGGGCGCCCGCTGGGCGAGGGCGCGGACCTCGGTACAGAAGGTCCGCATCAGTTCGTACCAGGCGGCGTCGCGGCGTGCCTTGTCCCGGCCCTCCGTGGAAATCATCCGGGCCGCCGCGTCGCTCATCGTGTGAAAGCGCCGCACGAGGTCGTCCGGGAAAGGAGCCCCGTTGACCAGACTCCGGAGCACACTCAGCGGGGTGTTTCGTTCCTCGGCGATCGCCGTGGCGCGCAGAGCGATCAGGCCGAGCGATTCCACATGCCGTACGAGATCCTCCAGGATCTCGCTCTTGCCGCACCCGGCCGCCGACTCGACGAGTACGGCCCGTGATCTACCGGTGGAACGAACTGAAGAATAGGCCGCGCGCAGTCGATCTATTTCTTGACCTCGCCCAATCAGCACCATGAATCGCGAAACACCCCGCATCGATCCGACCTAAAACCAGAAGTTGCAGCGTGCAGCAGGAGACGGGAGGCACCGAAAGGCTCCGGAAATACCATTTGCCACTCCCCCGCTTTCACCCTCCAAACACTCAAAACCTGAACGAGTCAAACATCAGTGAGCAACTACTGTCAATGTGTGAAAAAATTCAGCCACTCAACGGTCAAAAATCGGCCAACACCGCAACCGCGCAGGCCGGAGCCCACACCTGTGCAGGTCGGGAGGGTGCGGACGGGTGCGGGGCCCACAGGGTTCACCGAGAAATGTCACAGCCTTCGACCGATGCGCCACCGTTCCGCAATGAGCCCGGAATCCCGCCCGAAAGGAAAGGAAACAAAAAGGCACGGAATACAGGAAGCGCACCGAATGCGCGCTCGGCCGGCCGGTCGTGTGGAATCCCGAAAAGGCGCCCGGGCATGGGCCCGACGTGACGGGGCGCGCCACCGCGTCCTCGCGGGGGCGTGACGCCGGACTCCCGGATGTACCGTTCCCCGATTCAGGAGCAACTCGTGCCGGGCCGGCTCGCACCGGCGGCACACCGCCCGCCGCTCGACACTGAACGGGGACCACCTGGGCCCGGACCGGGCCCTGCGCGGAGACCGTGGTGCGGCCCGAGCCGCACCCGGCGAGTGCTACGAAGCGACGGACGAACTGACCCGGGCGATCTCCTCGATGACGCGTGGAGCCTGGTCATTGAGGTAGAAGTGGCCGCCCGGATGGCTCCGGAGCTCGAAGTGACCGGTCGTGTGGTCCGCCCAGGCCTGCGCCTCATCGAGGCTGACCCGCGGATCCTCCACCCCGAAATGCGCGTGGATCGGCGCCGTGAGCCGCGCCCCGCCGGCGTACCGATAGGTCTCGGCCGCCTTGTAGTCGCTGCGGATGGCGGGCAGCACCATGCGCAGGATCTCCTCGTCCCCGAGCACCTCGGACCGCGTCCCGCTCAGCGTCTTCAGCTCGGCGATGATCTCGTCGTCGCCGCGCAGATGCACGCTCTCGTCACGGTGGCGCGAAGGAGCCCGCCGGCCCGAGGCGAACAGCGCGAGGGGCACGATGCCCTTCCGCTCCAGCCGCAGGGCCACCTCGAACGCGAGGGTGGCCCCCATGCTGTGGCCGAACAGCACCAGCGGCCGGTCGGCCAGGGGCTCCAGTACGGCCGTCACGGCGTCGGCCAGCTCGGCGATGTTGTCGATGCACTTCTCGTGGCGCCGGTCCTGCCGCCCCGGGTACTGGATGGCGAGTACGTCGACGCCGGGAGCCAGCGCCTTCGAAACGGGCAGGAAGTACGAGGCGGATCCACCAGCGTGTGGGAGGCAGACGAGCTTTGTGGCCGCGGTCGGCGCCGGGTGGAACTGGCGGACCCACAGGTTCCCGTCAACGCGGTTGGCACTCACCATAGAACCTTTCGTGCTACAGGTGGCCCATGGGCTGTGACCCGTCGGCCGTGCTGTCTCGCAGCACCATGCTTCGCGGCCCCTGGGTCCCCCCACAACCCCTAATCGAACGCGCATCCCCCCTACCGCCTTTTATCCATGAACAACATGGCCAGAATCCCCTCATTCCTCGGGGAACGGACAGCAAGGCCCGGAGTCGGGGGGCGAATTAGGGGTTCCACCGGGCGCAGCGGTGGATCAGGCTGTGAGGGGTACGGCCGCCGCGACCCGGCGGCCCGCATCCGGCACAGGTCCGGTGCGGGGTACGCAGGTCCGGTCAGGGACATAGGGGGCACCGGTGAGCCAGGACAGGCACGACGGCTCCACCGCCGCTCTCGGCGGCCCCTCCCACGGCGGCCGGCTCCTGGCCGTCAGCGACATCCACGTACGCCACCGACAGAACCGGGACATCGTCCAGGACCTGCACCCGGGC from Streptomyces avermitilis MA-4680 = NBRC 14893 includes the following:
- a CDS encoding thioesterase II family protein codes for the protein MVSANRVDGNLWVRQFHPAPTAATKLVCLPHAGGSASYFLPVSKALAPGVDVLAIQYPGRQDRRHEKCIDNIAELADAVTAVLEPLADRPLVLFGHSMGATLAFEVALRLERKGIVPLALFASGRRAPSRHRDESVHLRGDDEIIAELKTLSGTRSEVLGDEEILRMVLPAIRSDYKAAETYRYAGGARLTAPIHAHFGVEDPRVSLDEAQAWADHTTGHFELRSHPGGHFYLNDQAPRVIEEIARVSSSVAS
- a CDS encoding helix-turn-helix transcriptional regulator; protein product: MVLIGRGQEIDRLRAAYSSVRSTGRSRAVLVESAAGCGKSEILEDLVRHVESLGLIALRATAIAEERNTPLSVLRSLVNGAPFPDDLVRRFHTMSDAAARMISTEGRDKARRDAAWYELMRTFCTEVRALAQRAPLVVAVDDIHHGDADSLRQLLHLARHCRNVPVLLTFTQSLAGGPADRTFGAELLRQPNLEHIRLPRFCRQDIADMLAEQGRADAGQGTVERYFAVSGGNPLLLRALLEDARLEPDDTVDAQDVGPRAGQAYGRAVLACLDRGGEKAHEVAAGLAVLGGAFTHELLSRLLDISAAALTENLRALRAAGIVVGTSFQHPAAKAAVLDSLEPSHRLRLHQRSAALLHASGAPAALAAEHLHEAGQADGAWAVGVLQQAAEQALLADEARRAVSYLELAHAASADPRGRTEIKIRLGSVTRRVSAADAERHVDDALRGFGAGLLTPSDTGGLAALLLAHGRLEQARSVLEQGRRPGDGDADRTAARRQLAEIRDSVLNRGAWCAGTRAAWHENPAGRPSTGRAGTGLRAWLSGSHAALLAQRIAGTEGLLEITHLTDATFDLVLNAVWTLLALGAVERALHWCDTFLREAKRRDAPGWEAVFAAVRAEGALRGGNLAEAERDARRCFAVLPERHRSALEGSAVSYLVTVQIARGKYEDAARQLSRPMADSLPDTIHWLDYLRARGLYYMATRQYHSALRDFHEVGRLAERWGTDWPALLPWRTDTAEALLRLGEREQGLRLATEQLAMVQDGAPRIKGISLRLQGLASEPAARLGLLNRAVVELSRADDRLELSRTLFDLADAHRETRQTRQAAMVLRRARQLAKSCGAQPPRDRIGSPDAAGASGELFGEGPERNADWGHLSESERRVAGLAASGYTNREISVRLYITMSTVEQHLTRVYRKLKINGREELLAEARAGVQV